Proteins encoded in a region of the Triticum dicoccoides isolate Atlit2015 ecotype Zavitan chromosome 3A, WEW_v2.0, whole genome shotgun sequence genome:
- the LOC119271365 gene encoding COPII coat assembly protein sec16-like isoform X1, protein MVQEPSNSSSHHLQQQLAKYGGGTGTGNGNGAATGVARASRKNKPKKIPQRGLGVAQLEKLRIEEQKKMGGGPSAATPSSHALNGGALCHLPTPALLHHPPPAPPLSALSRPAAAEHCGFPPALWSPADPAKHPYKRSLCPQPPLPMVSTGLSLTAPSSHPTEPPSNQMYSNSRRSSAAAPAPTEDEREPAGVDRSWPFMFEGMTPFTTTSKAFPPPPLPPFAVRTASDSGMADVTPDLSRYEFRATNYFSSASAYPSCSDWTPPEFGHGKDAGRSRDAGLLTLSSRPPHLMKQPHVVPSMHIPEYSDFSASAMPPQLGSVSASSSSSSLPFYNFLPIGPVHRERAPSERRADVSEGEIDLELKLWKG, encoded by the exons ATGGTGCAGGAGCCGAGCAACAGCAGCAGCCACCACCTGCAGCAGCAGCTGGCCAAGTACGGCGGCGGGACCGGGACCGGCAACGGCAACGGCGCGGCCACCGGCGTGGCGCGGGCGTCGAGGAAGAACAAGCCCAAGAAGATCCCGCAGCGCGGCCTCGGCGTGGCGCAGCTCGAGAAGCTCCGcatcgaggagcagaagaaaatgggaGGAGGCCCCTCCGCGGCCACGCCGTCGTCGCACGCGCTCAACGGCGGGGCCCTATGCCACCTCCCCACGCCCGCCCTGCTCCATCATCCGCCGCCGGCGCCCCCGCTCAGCGCCCTGTCGAGGCCGGCCGCCGCGGAGCACTGCGGCTTCCCGCCGGCGCTCTGGAGCCCGGCGGATCCGGCGAAGCACCCCTACAAGAGAAGCCTGTGCCCGCAGCCTCCACTCCCAATG GTGAGCACGGGCCTGTCCCTGACGGCGCCGTCGAGCCACCCAACAGAGCCCCCTTCAAACCAAATGTACAGCAACAGCAGGAGGAGCagcgcggcggcgccggcgccgaCGGAAGACGAGAGG GAACCGGCCGGCGTGGATAGGTCCTGGCCCTTCATGTTCGAGGGGATGACCCCATTCACGACGACGAGCAAAGCCTTCCCCCCTCCTCCGTTGCCGCCGTTCGCCGTCAGGACGGCGAGCGATTCCGGGATGGCCGATGTCACTCCTGACCTGAGCAGATACGAGTTCAGAGCGACCAATTATTTCAG CAGTGCAAGTGCGTACCCAAGTTGTTCAGACTGGACACCACCGGAGTTCGGTCACGGCAAGGATGCCGGCCGTAGCAGAGACGCCGGCTTGCTCACCCTGAGCTCCCGGCCTCCACACCTCATGAAGCAGCCTCATGTGGTGCCATCAATGCACATCCCGGAGTACAGCGACTTCAGTGCCAGCGCGATGCCACCCCAG CTGGGGAGCGTTTCAGCTTCGTCATCATCGTCGTCCCTGCCATTCTACAACTTCCTCCCGATCGGGCCGGTCCACCGGGAGAGAGCCCCGAGCGAGCGGAGGGCCGACGTGTCGGAAGGGGAAATCGACTTGGAGCTGAAGCTATGGAAGGGCTGA
- the LOC119271365 gene encoding protein enabled homolog isoform X2: protein MVQEPSNSSSHHLQQQLAKYGGGTGTGNGNGAATGVARASRKNKPKKIPQRGLGVAQLEKLRIEEQKKMGGGPSAATPSSHALNGGALCHLPTPALLHHPPPAPPLSALSRPAAAEHCGFPPALWSPADPAKHPYKRSLCPQPPLPMVSTGLSLTAPSSHPTEPPSNQMYSNSRRSSAAAPAPTEDEREPAGVDRSWPFMFEGMTPFTTTSKAFPPPPLPPFAVRTASDSGMADVTPDLSRYEFRATNYFSASAYPSCSDWTPPEFGHGKDAGRSRDAGLLTLSSRPPHLMKQPHVVPSMHIPEYSDFSASAMPPQLGSVSASSSSSSLPFYNFLPIGPVHRERAPSERRADVSEGEIDLELKLWKG, encoded by the exons ATGGTGCAGGAGCCGAGCAACAGCAGCAGCCACCACCTGCAGCAGCAGCTGGCCAAGTACGGCGGCGGGACCGGGACCGGCAACGGCAACGGCGCGGCCACCGGCGTGGCGCGGGCGTCGAGGAAGAACAAGCCCAAGAAGATCCCGCAGCGCGGCCTCGGCGTGGCGCAGCTCGAGAAGCTCCGcatcgaggagcagaagaaaatgggaGGAGGCCCCTCCGCGGCCACGCCGTCGTCGCACGCGCTCAACGGCGGGGCCCTATGCCACCTCCCCACGCCCGCCCTGCTCCATCATCCGCCGCCGGCGCCCCCGCTCAGCGCCCTGTCGAGGCCGGCCGCCGCGGAGCACTGCGGCTTCCCGCCGGCGCTCTGGAGCCCGGCGGATCCGGCGAAGCACCCCTACAAGAGAAGCCTGTGCCCGCAGCCTCCACTCCCAATG GTGAGCACGGGCCTGTCCCTGACGGCGCCGTCGAGCCACCCAACAGAGCCCCCTTCAAACCAAATGTACAGCAACAGCAGGAGGAGCagcgcggcggcgccggcgccgaCGGAAGACGAGAGG GAACCGGCCGGCGTGGATAGGTCCTGGCCCTTCATGTTCGAGGGGATGACCCCATTCACGACGACGAGCAAAGCCTTCCCCCCTCCTCCGTTGCCGCCGTTCGCCGTCAGGACGGCGAGCGATTCCGGGATGGCCGATGTCACTCCTGACCTGAGCAGATACGAGTTCAGAGCGACCAATTATTTCAG TGCAAGTGCGTACCCAAGTTGTTCAGACTGGACACCACCGGAGTTCGGTCACGGCAAGGATGCCGGCCGTAGCAGAGACGCCGGCTTGCTCACCCTGAGCTCCCGGCCTCCACACCTCATGAAGCAGCCTCATGTGGTGCCATCAATGCACATCCCGGAGTACAGCGACTTCAGTGCCAGCGCGATGCCACCCCAG CTGGGGAGCGTTTCAGCTTCGTCATCATCGTCGTCCCTGCCATTCTACAACTTCCTCCCGATCGGGCCGGTCCACCGGGAGAGAGCCCCGAGCGAGCGGAGGGCCGACGTGTCGGAAGGGGAAATCGACTTGGAGCTGAAGCTATGGAAGGGCTGA